The Snodgrassella alvi wkB2 genome window below encodes:
- the gap gene encoding type I glyceraldehyde-3-phosphate dehydrogenase, whose product MTLKVAINGYGRIGRQVLRAIYDYNLSNQLEIVAVNASGSLETSAHLTKFDTVHGRFAADVSSDNDALIINGDRIRFFSTRNPAELPWGELGIDLVLECTGAFTTKEKANIHLQSGAKKVLISAPGGADVDATVVYGVNHQVLTPEMTVISNGSCTTNCLAPVAKAINDELGMVKGLMTTIHSFTNDQVLTDVRHKDLRRARSAVENLIPTKTGAAKAVGLVLPELQGKFDGFAVRVPTINVSLVDLTFEAARNTSVEEVNAIVKAASEGSMKHILGYNTLPLVSTDFNHTTQASIFDSTLTKVTNGNMVKVLAWYDNEWGFSCQMLNTARAMFGMKVTPLA is encoded by the coding sequence ATGACGTTAAAAGTTGCCATTAATGGTTATGGCCGTATTGGCCGCCAGGTATTGCGTGCAATCTATGACTATAACTTGAGCAACCAGTTGGAAATTGTTGCGGTAAATGCCAGCGGTTCACTGGAAACCAGTGCACACCTGACAAAATTTGATACAGTTCATGGCCGTTTTGCCGCAGATGTTTCATCTGATAATGATGCTTTAATTATTAATGGCGACCGCATCCGTTTTTTTTCTACCCGTAACCCGGCAGAATTACCCTGGGGTGAACTGGGTATCGATCTGGTGCTGGAATGTACCGGTGCTTTTACTACCAAAGAAAAAGCCAACATTCATTTACAAAGTGGTGCTAAAAAAGTTTTGATTTCCGCACCCGGCGGTGCCGATGTGGATGCTACCGTGGTATACGGAGTTAATCATCAGGTATTAACACCGGAAATGACAGTAATATCCAATGGTTCTTGCACAACCAACTGTCTGGCACCGGTGGCAAAAGCCATTAACGACGAACTGGGAATGGTAAAAGGCTTAATGACAACCATTCATTCATTTACCAATGATCAGGTACTGACTGATGTTCGCCATAAAGATTTACGCCGTGCCCGCAGTGCTGTTGAAAATCTGATTCCAACCAAAACCGGAGCAGCCAAGGCTGTAGGACTGGTATTACCGGAATTACAGGGTAAGTTTGATGGCTTTGCAGTACGTGTTCCCACAATTAATGTTTCACTGGTTGATTTAACGTTTGAAGCCGCTCGTAACACCAGTGTCGAAGAAGTTAATGCTATAGTTAAAGCAGCCAGTGAAGGCAGTATGAAACATATTCTGGGCTACAATACTCTGCCATTGGTTTCCACCGATTTTAATCATACAACTCAGGCTTCCATATTTGACAGTACATTAACTAAAGTTACTAATGGTAATATGGTAAAAGTACTGGCGTGGTACGACAATGAATGGGGCTTTAGCTGCCAGATGCTGAATACTGCACGTGCTATGTTTGGCATGAAAGTTACACCACTCGCTTAA